A stretch of Procambarus clarkii isolate CNS0578487 chromosome 20, FALCON_Pclarkii_2.0, whole genome shotgun sequence DNA encodes these proteins:
- the LOC138366753 gene encoding uncharacterized protein has product MGGYMGYKSEEKVFLPVNNEAQQAAQQEAQQEAQQEGQQAAQQEGQQEGQQEAQQEAQQEAQQEGQQAAQQEGQQEGQQEAQQEAQQEAQQEGQQAAQQEGQQEGQQEAQQEGQQEGQQAAQQEGQQEGQQEAQQEGQQAAQQEGQQEKNSSNFKFHSSSGSSNSSSSSHDYYYNP; this is encoded by the exons ATGGGAGGGTATATGGGATACAAATCTGAAGAAAAGGTTTTCCTTCCTGTTAATAAT GAGGCCCAGCAGGCGGCCCAGCAGGAGGCCCAGCAGGAGGCCCAGCAGGAGGGCCAACAGGCGGCCCAGCAGGAGGGCCAGCAGGAGGGCCAGCAGGAGGCCCAGCAGGAGGCCCAGCAGGAGGCCCAGCAGGAGGGCCAGCAGGCGGCCCAGCAGGAGGGCCAGCAGGAGGGCCAGCAGGAGGCCCAGCAGGAGGCCCAGCAGGAGGCCCAGCAGGAGGGCCAGCAGGCGGCCCAGCAGGAGGGCCAGCAGGAGGGCCAGCAGGAGGCCCAGCAGGAGGGCCAGCAGGAGGGCCAGCAGGCGGCCCAGCAGGAGGGCCAGCAGGAGGGCCAGCAGGAGGCCCAGCAGGAGGGCCAGCAGGCGGCCCAGCAGGAGGGCCAGCAGGAG AAAAATTCTAGCAACTTCAAGTTccatagtagtagtggtagtagtaatagtagtagtagcagtcatGACTATTACTATAATCCATAA
- the LOC138366754 gene encoding serine/arginine repetitive matrix protein 1-like: MHKQQGSIKENIISSHNQTITRDILTSNTEIIDRHNDSRRLDSMKVAECYTLDRDDTLDRDDTLDRDDTLDRDDTLDGDDCLVGCLSWTGKQFRITELKSELEEPPFILSALFFVSSRLVTHPSPTHTRQQRSPVTHAYSSSQYESNFEHNHGALRSSPLPRERSRAPPRPRERHSAPPQPRERHRAPPQPRERHRASPQHRERHRASPQHRERRRAPPRPRERHRAPPLPRERSRAPPHPRERHRAPPRPRERHRAPPQPRERHRASPQHRERHRASPQHRERRRAPPRPRERHRAPPRPRERHSAPPQPRERHRAPPQPRERHSAPPQPRERHRTPPQPRERHRAPPQPRERHRAPPQPRERHSAPPQPRERHRVPPRPRERHRASPRPRERRRAPPQPRERHRASPHPRERHRASPHPRERHSAPPQPRERHRAPPQPRERHSAPPHPRERRRAPPQPRERHSAPPQHRERRRAPPRPRERHRAPPRPRERHRASPHPRERHSAPPQPRERHSAPPQPRERHSAPPLPRERHSAPPQPRERHSAPPQPRERHRAPPQPRERHSAPPQPRERHSAPPRPRERRRAPPQPRERHSAPPQPRERRRAPPRPRERHSAPPRPRERHSAPPQPRERRRAPPRPRERHRAPPQPRERHSAPPQPRERRRAPPRPRERHSAPPQPRERHRAPPQPRERHSAPPQPRERHRAPPQPRERHRAPPQPRERHRAPPQPRERHSAPPQPRERHRVPPRPRERHRASPRPRERRRAPPQPRERHSAPPQHRERHSAPPRPRERHRAPPHPRERHRAPPHPREHRRAPPRPRVVQVPRAGVGAPPRAGVDAPPRAGVDAPPRAGVDAPPRAGVGAPHRAGVGAPPRAGVGAPPRAGVGAPHRAGVGSSRPLGAGKGVQAQGGVGSG; this comes from the exons atgcacaagcaacagggctccatcaaggagaatataatctcctcacacaaccagaccatcaccagagacatcttgacaagcaacactgaaataatcgacaggcaTAACGACAGCAGGAGACTGGACTCCA TGAAGGTCGCAGAGTGCTACACTCTAGACCGTGACGACACTCTAGACCGTGACGACACTCTAGACCGTGACGACACTCTAGACCGTGACGACACTCTAGACGGTGACGACTGTCTAGTTGGTTGTCTCTCATGGACGGGGAAACAGTTCAGAATTACTGAACTAAAGTCGGAATTGGAAG AACCACCTTTTATCCTGTCTGCTTTATTCTTTGTCTCCTCCCGGCTGGTCACCCATCCGTCGCCTACTCACACCCGTCAACAACGCTCACCCGTCACCCATGCCTATTCATCAAGTCAATACGAATCCAATTTCGAACACAACCA TGGTGCTCTGCGAAGCTCTCCACTCCCCAGGGAACGTAGCAGAGCACCACCACGCCCCAGGGAACGTCACagtgcaccaccacaacccagggaacgtcacagagcaccaccacaacccagggaACGTCACAGAGCATCACCACAACACAGGGAACGTCACAGAGCATCACCACAACACAGGGAACGTCGCAGAGCACCACCACGCCCCAGGGAACGTCACAGAGCACCACCACTCCCCAGGGAACGTAgcagagcaccaccacaccccagggaACGTCACAGAGCACCACCACGCCCCAGGGAACgtcacagagcaccaccacaacccagggaACGTCACAGAGCATCACCACAACACAGGGAACGTCACAGAGCATCACCACAACACAGGGAACGTCGCAGAGCACCACCACGCCCCAGGGAACGTCACAGAGCACCACCACGCCCCAGGGAACGTCACagtgcaccaccacaacccagggaacgtcacagagcaccaccacaacccagggaACGTCACagtgcaccaccacaacccagggaacgtcacagaacaccaccacaacccagggaacgtcacagagcaccaccacaacccagggaacgtcacagagcaccaccacaacccagggaACGTCACagtgcaccaccacaacccagggaACGTCACAGAGTACCACCACGCCCCAGGGAACGTCACAGAGCATCACCACGCCCCAGGGAACGTCgcagagcaccaccacaacccagggaACGTCACagagcatcaccacaccccagggAACGTCACagagcatcaccacaccccagggAACGTCACagtgcaccaccacaacccagggaacgtcacagagcaccaccacaacccagggaACGTCACagtgcaccaccacaccccagggaACGTCgcagagcaccaccacaacccagggaACGTCACagtgcaccaccacaacacagggaaCGTCGCAGAGCACCACCACGCCCCAGGGAACGTCACAGAGCACCACCACGCCCCAGGGAACGTCACagagcatcaccacaccccagggAACGTCACagtgcaccaccacaacccagggaACGTCACagtgcaccaccacaacccagggaACGTCACAGTGCACCACCACTCCCCAGGGAACGTCACagtgcaccaccacaacccagggaACGTCACagtgcaccaccacaacccagggaacgtcacagagcaccaccacaacccagggaACGTCACagtgcaccaccacaacccagggaACGTCACAGTGCACCACCACGCCCCAGGGAACGTCgcagagcaccaccacaacccagggaACGTCACagtgcaccaccacaacccagggaACGTCGCAGAGCACCACCACGCCCCAGGGAACGTCACAGTGCACCACCACGCCCCAGGGAACGTCACagtgcaccaccacaacccagggaACGTCGCAGAGCACCACCACGCCCCAGGGAACgtcacagagcaccaccacaacccagggaACGTCACagtgcaccaccacaacccagggaACGTCGCAGAGCACCACCACGCCCCAGGGAACGTCACagtgcaccaccacaacccagggaacgtcacagagcaccaccacaacccagggaACGTCACagtgcaccaccacaacccagggaacgtcacagagcaccaccacaacccagggaacgtcacagagcaccaccacaacccagggaacgtcacagagcaccaccacaacccagggaACGTCACagtgcaccaccacaacccagggaACGTCACAGAGTACCACCACGCCCCAGGGAACGTCACAGAGCATCACCACGCCCCAGGGAACGTCgcagagcaccaccacaacccagggaACGTCACagtgcaccaccacaacacagggaaCGTCACAGTGCACCACCACGCCCCAGGGAACgtcacagagcaccaccacaccccagggaacgtcacagagcaccaccacaccccagggaACATCGCAGAGCACCACCACGCCCCAGGGTCGTGCAGGTCCCCAGGGCAGGTGTGGGTGCACCACCCAGGGCAGGTGTGGACGCACCACCCAGGGCAGGTGTGGACGCACCACCCAGGGCAGGTGTGGACGCACCACCCAGGGCAGGTGTGGGCGCACCACACAGGGCAGGTGTGGGTGCACCACCCAGGGCAGGTGTGGGCGCACCACCCAGGGCAGGTGTGGGCGCACCACACAGGGCAGGTGTGGGCAGCAGCCGTCCACTAGGTGCAGGGAAGGGAGTGCAGGCACAGGGAGGAGTCGGCAGTGGGTAA